The following proteins come from a genomic window of Nicotiana tomentosiformis chromosome 12, ASM39032v3, whole genome shotgun sequence:
- the LOC138903090 gene encoding secreted RxLR effector protein 161-like, producing the protein MGSEFEMSMMGELNFFLGLQVKQSQKGTLISQQKYIKELLKRFDMESSKVIDTHIATSTRLDMDEPGSPVNQTMYRGIIGSLLYLTASRPDIIYSVGICARFQSNPKESHMKAAMRILRYLKGMQDLILYYPSGDNFDLIGYAGADYAGYLVDRKSTLGMAHFLGSCLISWGTRKQNSVALSTAKVEYVAATSCCAQLLWIKQ; encoded by the coding sequence atggggagtgaatttgagatgagtatgatgggagaattAAATTTCTTCCTAGGACTTCAAGTGAAGCAATCTCAGAAGGGAACACtgataagtcagcagaagtacatcAAGGAGTTGCTGAAAAGGTTCGATATGGAATCATCAAAAGTCATTGACACTCATATTGCCACATCTACTCGtctagacatggatgaacctggttccccTGTAAATCAGACCATGTATAGAGGGATCATAGGATCACTCCTGTATCTCACTGCAAGTAGACCAGACATTATTTACAGCGTAGGTATTTGTGCAAGATTTCAATccaatccaaaggaatctcatatGAAGGCTGCCATGAGAATATTGAGATATCTCAAGGGAATGCAGGACCTGAttctctactatccctcaggTGATAACTTTGATCTTATTGGGTATGCTGGTGCTGATTATGCAGGATATCTGGTAGACAGGAAAAGCACGTTAGGAATGGCACATTTCCTAGGTTCTTGCCTAATCTCATGGGGTACGCGGAAGCAGAACTCAGTGGCACTATCAACTGCAAAAGTAGAATATGTAGCAGCTACCTCTTGCTGTGCTCAACTACTGTGGATCAAGCAGTAG
- the LOC138903091 gene encoding intracellular protein transport protein USO1-like — MLTTDYELFRMKDDESIQDMHTRFTSIINELHSLGETIPRNKLVRKILSVLPSSWESKVNAITKSKDLQTLTIDELVGNLKTYEMKKKKDNERREPKREKNLVLKTDNNDLGGEDGDMAYLTRRFQKMSDDDEDEINFLDLQRNLKSYSPKKLMSLANETIKNPKKEKNALDEKIANIEHERDDLIVVVADLKETFKCVRKKKEALAERVANIEHERDDLLVVVVDLKEIIGELKMESRPENSQKGKEVASEAYIKLESDLNSVKSSMCAELEKNKQLQEELGRVKSDIEKSLKWTWSSDAITVMYTNNGENRQGIWGTVKGSNLQWYMDSGCSKHMTRSTNDFISLKALQGGSVSFENGKKGYVLGVGRIGKSLSYSIKNVYYVKVLKYSLLSIFQIYDKGNKNGNLRCLSVVDDDAELWHRRLGHASFTLLNKLVRKDLVRGLPKSSFKDHKVCDACVKGKQARSSLKPKKGSQYLKAT, encoded by the exons ATGCTCACAACTGATTACGAGCTCTTCAGGATGAAAGATGATGAATCCATCCAAGATATGCACACTCGCTTCACCTCCATCATTAATGAGCTTCACTCTCTTGGTGAAACTATTCCAAGAAACAAGCTTGTCAGAAAAATCCTTAGTGTTCTGCCCAGTTCTTGGGAAAGCAAAGTGAACGCCATTACAAAGTCGAAGGACTTGCAGACACTGACCATAGATGAACTTGTTGGCAATCTGAAAacatatgaaatgaagaagaagaaggacaatgaaagaagagaacccaaaagggagaagaacctggtcctcaagacagacaacaatgaTTTGGGTGGTGAGGATGgtgatatggcttacttgacaagAAGATTCCAGAAGATG tctgatgatgatgaagatgagaTAAATTTTCTGGATCTTCAGAGAAATCTTAAATCTTATTCTCCTAAAAAACTCATGTCTTTAGCAAAT GAAACAATTAAGAACCCGAAGAAAGAGAAGAATGCCTTAGATGAAAAAATTGCAAATATAGAACATGAAAGAGATGATCTAATAGTCGTTGTGGCAGACCTAAAAGAGACCTTTAAGTGtgtaagaaagaaaaaagaagccTTAGCTGAGAGAGTTGCTAACAttgagcatgagagagatgacctattagtGGTGGTAGTGGACTTGAAGGAAATAATTGGGGAACTTAAAATGGAGAGTAGGCCTGAAAATtctcaaaagggaaaggaagttgcaagtgaggcatACATTAAGCTTGAAAGTGATTTAAATTCAGTGAAGTCTAGTATGTGtgctgagcttgagaaaaacaaaCAACTTCAGGAAGAACTAGGTCGAGTGAAGAGTGATATTGAAAAATCACTCAaatggacctggtcctctgatgctaTCACTGTCATGTACACCAATAATGGGGAAAACAGGCAGGGTATTTGG ggaacagtgaaaggaagcaacctacaatggtacatggatagtggctgctcaaagcatatgactAGAAGTACAAATGATTTTATTTCACTTAAggccctgcaaggagggagtgtatcctttgaAAATGGCAAGAAAGGATAcgttctgggagttggaaggattgggAAGTCTCTCTCATACTCAATCAAAAATGTGTACTACGTGAAGGTGTTGAAGTATAGCTTGCTAAGTATTTTCCAGATCTATGACAAGGGAAACAAG AATGGTAATCTCAGATGTCtaagtgttgttgatgatgatgctgaattaTGGCATAGGAGGCTGGGTCATGCAAGCTTCACGTTGCTGAATAAATTAGtcaggaaggacctggttcgtggtctgcccaagtcaagcttcaaggatcacaaagtgtgTGATGCATGCGTAAAAGGCAAGCAAGCCAGATCCTCATTGAAGCCCAAAAAAGGAAGTCagtacctcaaggccacttga